TTTAAAATGCGCTTTTAAGGCATTCAGGTCAACATAGTACTTCTTATACATGCCCTCCTTCAAGGTCTGGGCATGGAGGGATACCTCGCGGGATTCCATTTCCAGTTCATTTCTCTCTTTTGTCAAACTATCGAGGGCTTTTTTTATCTTACCGGTATCCAATTCTCTGGCTTTTAACAGCCCGTTTTTCTCTTCCCTAAAGTTCTTCTTCTTGTCGAGCTCGACTTCGGTGGTATCGTAATCGGAATAGAGGTATCCGAGGCAGTCTTGCTCCACGGCAATATTTTCCGTGATAACTTCTATATCTTTTTCAAGAGCTCTTGACTCGCTGATCTTTGAATCGATATTGTCTGATATATCAGTTATTGCATGATTCAATCGTGCCAGGGTATTGAGGTTTGCGGTCTTCTTCTCTTCAAGAGATGCTAAAAGAATCTTCTCATCGGTCAACCCCCTTTCCACCTCCTCTAACTTTCTCCGTGATTTTTCCCATTTTTCCTGCATCGAGGCAATACGATCACCGGCCACTTTTTCGGTTTCATCACGGGAAGCGATATCATTATCAATGGCGGCTATCTTTTCCATCCCCTGAACTTCTTCCTCTTTCAGGTTTTCCATGTTGAAGGCAAGGACGTTTATCCTTTGCTCGACCCACTTCCGCTCACCCTCAAATCGTTCAATATCTTTCCGGTTGCTGTTGATGCTCAACTCTAATCTGTGCAGACCAGATTTCAATTCAACCAGTTCTTCTTCCAACTGTGAGATAAGGGCGGCTGTTTTGCTTATACGGGCCTCGTCTTCTTTAAGAAGACCGGTCATGATGTCGATTTCCTTTTCGAGCTGCCCTATCTCCCTTTTGTTCCGAAGGAGACTGCTGTCGCCATTTTTTTTGCTTCCGCCGGTTAAGACACCATGGGGACTTATAATGTCGCCGTCCGGTGTGACGAATGTCCCCTCAAAGCCGTTTCTCCGCCAAAGAGATACACCGACCGTCAGATCCGGAATCAACAAAACATCTCCAAGAAGATAATCGGCGATACCTTCAAAACCTTCCCTGATCCTGACAACATCGGTCAATCTGACCGCTTCCCTGACGTCACGGTGGAAATGCCCTGAATTTGAAGAATTATTTCTTGCCTGGAGAGGGATAAAACTCCCCCTGCCCAGTGAGCGGCTCTTCAGATAATCGATCGCCTTTATACCATCTTCCTGGGTTTTTACGATGATATACTGAAGCTTTTCTCCCAGGACAGCCTCTACAGCGACTTCGTGTTCCTTCGGGACCTCTATATAATCAGCCACCAGTCCGCAGAAACACTCCGGGGATGATCCGCAATCCCTGGCCCATACTTCACCGGAGTCGGCTTTTTTCGCCTTCATGAAAGAGCGTGTTCCTTCACCGCACCACTCGTAGCCCTCCTGCAATTCCATCAGAGATGAGAGCCGAGACGACTTTATTCCTATTTCTTCCTTGAGCTTTCTGGTTCTTTGATCAATTATTTGTAAATCTTCTTTTGCCTTCTGAAGCTTATCTGTAAGAACCACTTCTTTTTTTATGAAGTCGTCAGACTTATCCATATCAAACTCGAGGGCGGATTTTAATTGAGCAAGAGAATCGCTTGCCAGGTCGAGTTTCCTCGTACTTTCTTCCATTTCCGCGGTGTAGCTTTCTGATCTTCGCTTCAGATCGTCAATCCTCTTTACAAGTTCGGCCTGCATATTTTTGAGTCTTACCTTTTCCGTAAGAATATCAACATGCTCAACCTTGCTCTCCTCCAGTTTGCTGTGAAGCGCCGCCTCTATCTCCTTCAGTTCCTCTATCCTCTCTTGACTTTTAGCGACGGAGTCCACAATATTAGCGATTCTTTCGTCCGACCCGGCCATTTTCAACTGGAGAGTGGTCAGTTCTTCTATCGTATTTTCCTTCTTGCGTTTCAGTGACTCAATCTCAGTTATGTTTTTCTGTTTCCTCATCGATATGTCGGCGATCTTTCCCTTTGAAAACTCAATTTCATGTTCCTTGACGTTTACATCGGTCTTTATTTCATAGAGTCTTTCCTGAAATCTTGAAGCCGACTCTTCATTTTCGAGGATCTCTGCCTTTAAAGTTTCTATCGACGCCTCAAGATTTATCAGTGTCGTTTCGGCCTCGGTTTTCTTGCGAACAATCGCATTATGTGCACCTTCTAACGATTTCTGTTTTTCGGCCAAATCGAAAAATGTTTGCAGCGCGAGGGAGAGTTCCGCCTCTTTTATATCTTTTTTTAGTGTTTTGTATCTTTCTGCCTTTTTTGCCTGTCTCGATATCGAATTGAGCTGTGATCTTACCTCACTGATTATATCGGCCAGGCGAACGATGTTTTGCCGTGTGGATTCCATCTTTCGAGAGGCGGCTTCTTTTCTGCCCTTATATTTTGAGATGCCTGCCGCTTCTTCGATGAATTGCCGTCTGTCCTCGGGTTTGGCCTCAATGAGATGTGCGATGTGGTTCTGTTCTACCAGAGAGTACGTCCTCGCACCAATTCCTATATCCATGAGAAATTCCCTGATATCGAGCAATCTGCAGGGTACTTTATTGATGTAATATTCACTTTCGCCATCACGGAAGGTTCTCCTTGAAA
The Syntrophales bacterium DNA segment above includes these coding regions:
- the smc gene encoding chromosome segregation protein SMC, whose protein sequence is MKLKKLEIIGFKSFRDKSTLDFSDGISAVVGPNGCGKSNIVDAIRWVMGEQRHKVLRAKKMDDVIFNGSNNAFPVGMTEVSMILAANGHKFPGDYDSCSEVMISRRTFRDGESEYYINKVPCRLLDIREFLMDIGIGARTYSLVEQNHIAHLIEAKPEDRRQFIEEAAGISKYKGRKEAASRKMESTRQNIVRLADIISEVRSQLNSISRQAKKAERYKTLKKDIKEAELSLALQTFFDLAEKQKSLEGAHNAIVRKKTEAETTLINLEASIETLKAEILENEESASRFQERLYEIKTDVNVKEHEIEFSKGKIADISMRKQKNITEIESLKRKKENTIEELTTLQLKMAGSDERIANIVDSVAKSQERIEELKEIEAALHSKLEESKVEHVDILTEKVRLKNMQAELVKRIDDLKRRSESYTAEMEESTRKLDLASDSLAQLKSALEFDMDKSDDFIKKEVVLTDKLQKAKEDLQIIDQRTRKLKEEIGIKSSRLSSLMELQEGYEWCGEGTRSFMKAKKADSGEVWARDCGSSPECFCGLVADYIEVPKEHEVAVEAVLGEKLQYIIVKTQEDGIKAIDYLKSRSLGRGSFIPLQARNNSSNSGHFHRDVREAVRLTDVVRIREGFEGIADYLLGDVLLIPDLTVGVSLWRRNGFEGTFVTPDGDIISPHGVLTGGSKKNGDSSLLRNKREIGQLEKEIDIMTGLLKEDEARISKTAALISQLEEELVELKSGLHRLELSINSNRKDIERFEGERKWVEQRINVLAFNMENLKEEEVQGMEKIAAIDNDIASRDETEKVAGDRIASMQEKWEKSRRKLEEVERGLTDEKILLASLEEKKTANLNTLARLNHAITDISDNIDSKISESRALEKDIEVITENIAVEQDCLGYLYSDYDTTEVELDKKKNFREEKNGLLKARELDTGKIKKALDSLTKERNELEMESREVSLHAQTLKEGMYKKYYVDLNALKAHFKRLGESDIEELKNRLDRNRKSVENFGEVNLLALSEHEKLKERYDFLISQVADLNSSLDTLQRTISRINRISRKRFSETFTVVNQRFKEVFSRLFQGGRGELRLTDETDMLNAGVDIDIQLPGKKPQNITLLSGGEKSLAAVALIFSILLYRPTPFLVLDEVDAALDDANITLFNQLIKDTSANSQIILVTHNKKTMEVADNLFGVTMEKEGISTTVSVSFN